The following proteins come from a genomic window of Oncorhynchus mykiss isolate Arlee chromosome 19, USDA_OmykA_1.1, whole genome shotgun sequence:
- the chrna2a gene encoding neuronal acetylcholine receptor subunit alpha-2a isoform X1, protein MEGKSGYLLFTRTAVVYGLILINPVLSDDWTHAHAEDKLFNRLFIGYNKWSRPVRNISDVVIVKFGLSIAQLIDVVRQLAHSCFLHLTYHSTNQISILHPQDEKNQMMTTNVWLKQEWSDYKLRWRPSDYDNVTSIRVPSELIWVPDIVLYNNADGEFSVTHMTKAHLFHSGHVRWVPPAIYKSSCSIDVTFFPFDQQNCKMKFGSWTYDRAKIDLEPIGDTVDLKDYWESGEWAIVNAVGTYNTKKYDCCHEIYPDITYYFMIRRLPLFYTVNLIIPCLLISCLTVLVFYLPSDCGEKITLCISVLLSLTVFLLLITEIIPSTSLVIPLIGEYLLFTMIFVTLSIVITVFVLNVHHRSSATHTMPRWVRTLFLSVIPRWLCMKRPPPDLRRRGLVGKLHPFGTFRTPGPSRSSSHSTAHTWLMRESDVDLHGNEDEDVIRRGYLDTEMDAGLGVGLRLPPSFSFPPPSPRLPVYTPLIPKTHTTQRPPNLSLTPDWDYNPPGSDVGMAPVPALSPAVLRALEGVMYIAEHLRAEDQDFSVKEDWKYVAMVIDRIFLWMFIIVCLLGTIGLFLPPWLAGMI, encoded by the exons aTGGAAGGGAAAAGCGGATACCTCTTATTCACGCGCACCGCAGTGGTTTACGGTTTAATCCTCATCAACCCGG TGTTAAGTGATGACTGGACTCATGCCCATGCAGAGGACAAGTTGTTCAACAGGCTGTTCATTGGCTATAACAAGTGGTCCCGCCCCGTACGGAACATCAGCGACGTTGTCATCGTCAAGTTTGGTCTGTCCATCGCACAGCTCATAGACGTGGTGAGACAACTCGCACATTCATGTTTTCTACACTTAACCTATCACTCAACCAATCAAATCTCTATCCTTCACCCTCAGGATGAGAAGAACCAGATGATGACCACCAACGTGTGGCTGAAACAG gagtggagTGACTATAAACTGCGGTGGCGTCCATCTGACTACGACAACGTAACGTCCATTAGAGTACCTTCTGAACTGATCTGGGTACCTGACATCGTCCTCTATAACAA tGCGGATGGTGAGTTTTCAGTGACCCATATGACCAAGGCTCATCTGTTCCATAGTGGTCATGTGCGCTGGGTTCCCCCGGCCATCTATAAGTCCTCCTGCTCTATAGACGTCACCTTCTTCCCCTTCGATCAGCAGAATTGTAAAATGAAGTTTGGCTCCTGGACCTACGACAGAGCTAAGATAGATCTAGAGCCTATAGGGGATACTGTGGATCTGAAG GACTACTGGGAGAGTGGTGAATGGGCTATAGTGAACGCAGTGGGAACCTACAACACTAAGAAGTACGACTGTTGCCATGAGATCTACCCTGATATAACCTACTATTTCATGATCAGACGCCTGCCTCTATTCTACACTGTCAACCTCATTATCCCTTGtctcctcatctcctgtctcacCGTCCTGGTGTTCTATCTGCCTTCTGATTGTGGAGAGAAGATCACCCTGTGTATCTCCGTCTTACTTTCTCTCACCGTCTTCCTGCTGCTCATCACTGAGAtcatcccctccacctccctggTGATTCCTCTCATCGGGGAATATCTCCTTTTCACCATGATCTTTGTCACTCTGTCTATTGTGATAACGGTGTTTGTCCTGAACGTCCATCATCGTTCCTCTGCTACTCACACCATGCCTCGCTGGGTTCGGACACTGTTCCTGTCTGTCATTCCCCGGTGGCTCTGCATGAAACGACCTCCACCTGATCTCAGGAGGAGGGGCTTAGTCGGCAAACTCCACCCTTTCGGAACCTTCAGAACGCCTGGCCCCTCCCGCTCTTCGTCGCATTCCACAGCTCACACCTGGCTCATGCGGGAGTCCGATGTTGATCTCCATGGTAACGAGGACGAGGATGTGATTCGCCGTGGTTACTTGGATACGGAGATGGACGCGGGGTTAGGGGTGGGGCTGAGGCTTCCCCCATccttctcctttccccctccctctccccgccTGCCCGTCTACACCCCCCTCATCCCCAAGACTCACACCACCCAGCGGCCCCCCAATCTGAGCCTGACCCCCGACTGGGACTACAATCCCCCAGGGTCTGATGTTGGTATGGCCCCAGTTCCAGCCCTGTCTCCTGCAGTGTTACGAGCCCTGGAGGGGGTGATGTACATCGCTGAACACCTCAGAGCCGAGGACCAAGACTTCTCT gtgaagGAGGACTGGAAGTACGTTGCCATGGTGATAGATCGTATCTTCCTTTGGATGTTCATCATCGTGTGTCTCCTGGGAACCATCGGATTGTTCTTACCACCCTGGCTGGCCGGCATGATCtag
- the chrna2a gene encoding neuronal acetylcholine receptor subunit alpha-2a isoform X2 yields MEGKSGYLLFTRTAVVYGLILINPVLSDDWTHAHAEDKLFNRLFIGYNKWSRPVRNISDVVIVKFGLSIAQLIDVDEKNQMMTTNVWLKQEWSDYKLRWRPSDYDNVTSIRVPSELIWVPDIVLYNNADGEFSVTHMTKAHLFHSGHVRWVPPAIYKSSCSIDVTFFPFDQQNCKMKFGSWTYDRAKIDLEPIGDTVDLKDYWESGEWAIVNAVGTYNTKKYDCCHEIYPDITYYFMIRRLPLFYTVNLIIPCLLISCLTVLVFYLPSDCGEKITLCISVLLSLTVFLLLITEIIPSTSLVIPLIGEYLLFTMIFVTLSIVITVFVLNVHHRSSATHTMPRWVRTLFLSVIPRWLCMKRPPPDLRRRGLVGKLHPFGTFRTPGPSRSSSHSTAHTWLMRESDVDLHGNEDEDVIRRGYLDTEMDAGLGVGLRLPPSFSFPPPSPRLPVYTPLIPKTHTTQRPPNLSLTPDWDYNPPGSDVGMAPVPALSPAVLRALEGVMYIAEHLRAEDQDFSVKEDWKYVAMVIDRIFLWMFIIVCLLGTIGLFLPPWLAGMI; encoded by the exons aTGGAAGGGAAAAGCGGATACCTCTTATTCACGCGCACCGCAGTGGTTTACGGTTTAATCCTCATCAACCCGG TGTTAAGTGATGACTGGACTCATGCCCATGCAGAGGACAAGTTGTTCAACAGGCTGTTCATTGGCTATAACAAGTGGTCCCGCCCCGTACGGAACATCAGCGACGTTGTCATCGTCAAGTTTGGTCTGTCCATCGCACAGCTCATAGACGTG GATGAGAAGAACCAGATGATGACCACCAACGTGTGGCTGAAACAG gagtggagTGACTATAAACTGCGGTGGCGTCCATCTGACTACGACAACGTAACGTCCATTAGAGTACCTTCTGAACTGATCTGGGTACCTGACATCGTCCTCTATAACAA tGCGGATGGTGAGTTTTCAGTGACCCATATGACCAAGGCTCATCTGTTCCATAGTGGTCATGTGCGCTGGGTTCCCCCGGCCATCTATAAGTCCTCCTGCTCTATAGACGTCACCTTCTTCCCCTTCGATCAGCAGAATTGTAAAATGAAGTTTGGCTCCTGGACCTACGACAGAGCTAAGATAGATCTAGAGCCTATAGGGGATACTGTGGATCTGAAG GACTACTGGGAGAGTGGTGAATGGGCTATAGTGAACGCAGTGGGAACCTACAACACTAAGAAGTACGACTGTTGCCATGAGATCTACCCTGATATAACCTACTATTTCATGATCAGACGCCTGCCTCTATTCTACACTGTCAACCTCATTATCCCTTGtctcctcatctcctgtctcacCGTCCTGGTGTTCTATCTGCCTTCTGATTGTGGAGAGAAGATCACCCTGTGTATCTCCGTCTTACTTTCTCTCACCGTCTTCCTGCTGCTCATCACTGAGAtcatcccctccacctccctggTGATTCCTCTCATCGGGGAATATCTCCTTTTCACCATGATCTTTGTCACTCTGTCTATTGTGATAACGGTGTTTGTCCTGAACGTCCATCATCGTTCCTCTGCTACTCACACCATGCCTCGCTGGGTTCGGACACTGTTCCTGTCTGTCATTCCCCGGTGGCTCTGCATGAAACGACCTCCACCTGATCTCAGGAGGAGGGGCTTAGTCGGCAAACTCCACCCTTTCGGAACCTTCAGAACGCCTGGCCCCTCCCGCTCTTCGTCGCATTCCACAGCTCACACCTGGCTCATGCGGGAGTCCGATGTTGATCTCCATGGTAACGAGGACGAGGATGTGATTCGCCGTGGTTACTTGGATACGGAGATGGACGCGGGGTTAGGGGTGGGGCTGAGGCTTCCCCCATccttctcctttccccctccctctccccgccTGCCCGTCTACACCCCCCTCATCCCCAAGACTCACACCACCCAGCGGCCCCCCAATCTGAGCCTGACCCCCGACTGGGACTACAATCCCCCAGGGTCTGATGTTGGTATGGCCCCAGTTCCAGCCCTGTCTCCTGCAGTGTTACGAGCCCTGGAGGGGGTGATGTACATCGCTGAACACCTCAGAGCCGAGGACCAAGACTTCTCT gtgaagGAGGACTGGAAGTACGTTGCCATGGTGATAGATCGTATCTTCCTTTGGATGTTCATCATCGTGTGTCTCCTGGGAACCATCGGATTGTTCTTACCACCCTGGCTGGCCGGCATGATCtag